One Watersipora subatra chromosome 4, tzWatSuba1.1, whole genome shotgun sequence genomic window carries:
- the LOC137392992 gene encoding uncharacterized protein, whose protein sequence is MRGTIPGSWGLFHDSGWMTDANFDRWMGHFISHTKPSQEDPVLLLIDNHSSHLSIPAINMAKDSGVILLTFPPHTTHKLQPLDVAVYGPLKTYCNHALNNWQLSNPRTTISIYQVGELSATAITRAVNPENIRAGFNKTGLCPLNNDAFSDNDFLPSYVTDRPIAATLDQAPNSCDAQSCTLPATAAPLCSVDATNAAVATAHATAATAQAAAATAQAAAATTQAAQNIPLPLQSITPQSKAIQLVTSTNSSPSTSRVQIFPKSKQTTPPSALTLIQRQMPESKPAREGKKDKAWC, encoded by the coding sequence CTCAGGATGGATGACCGATGCCAACTTTGATCGATGGATGGGCCACTTCATTAGTCACACAAAACCCTCTCAGGAAGATCCAGTGCTACTCCTGATAGACAATCATAGCAGCCATCTGTCCATCCCCGCTATAAATATGGCAAAGGATAGCGGTGTGATCCTCCTGACGTTTCCGCCCCACACAACCCACAAACTACAGCCATTAGATGTTGCTGTATATGGCCCATTGAAAACTTACTGCAATCACGCCCTAAACAACTGGCAACTGTCTAACCCCAGAACAACTATATCCATCTATCAGGTTGGAGAGCTCTCCGCAACAGCGATCACACGAGCCGTTAATCCCGAAAACATTCGCGCAGGGTTTAACAAAACAGGACTGTGCCCACTGAACAATGATGCATTTTCTGACAATGATTTCTTACCATCGTACGTGACAGACCGACCAATCGCTGCGACATTGGATCAAGCTCCCAACTCTTGTGATGCCCAATCTTGCACCCTGCCAGCTACCGCTGCTCCACTTTGCTCTGTCGATGCCACCAATGCTGCAGTTGCCACTGCTCATGCCACTGCTGCTACTGCTCAAGCTGCGGCTGCCACTGCACAGGCAGCCGCTGCCACTACTCAAGCTGCACAAAATATACCGCTACCTCTTCAATCTATCACTCCTCAGTCAAAGGCTATTCAACTGGTAACAAGCACTAATTCAAGCCCGTCTACATCAAGGGTGCAGATCTTTCCCAAGTCAAAACAAACTACTCCGCCATCTGCCTTAACCCTTATCCAAAGGCAGATGCCCGAAAGCAAACCAGCAAGGGAAGGAAAAAAGGACAAAGCTTGGTGTTGA